One segment of Gaiella occulta DNA contains the following:
- a CDS encoding isochorismatase family protein has protein sequence MTYNLDDTTAERGDETARVYSRAGFGARVERGPRPALVVVDLSRGFTEAAFPTGSDLTSEVGAAKSLVDAARAGGCPIVFTTIAYDPGDEERLAWLRKAPGLAVLAAGSELVEVDPRLEPADGEPVVTKKGASAFFGTDLADDLHRRGVDTVVICGATTSGCVRASVVDSVQHGFPTLVVREAVGDRARAPHDANLFDIDAKYGDVIALDDAVAYLSAPWGAAAPDDRSQRPDGTTTP, from the coding sequence GTGACTTACAACCTCGACGACACGACAGCCGAACGGGGTGACGAGACGGCCCGCGTGTATTCCCGGGCCGGCTTCGGCGCCAGGGTCGAGCGCGGCCCGCGGCCCGCGCTCGTCGTCGTCGACCTCAGCCGCGGCTTCACCGAGGCGGCGTTCCCGACCGGCAGCGATCTCACGTCCGAGGTCGGGGCGGCGAAGAGCCTCGTCGACGCCGCGCGCGCCGGGGGCTGCCCGATCGTCTTCACGACGATCGCGTACGACCCCGGCGACGAGGAGCGGCTCGCCTGGCTGCGCAAGGCGCCGGGCCTCGCGGTGCTGGCGGCCGGATCGGAGCTCGTCGAGGTCGACCCACGACTGGAGCCGGCCGACGGCGAGCCGGTGGTGACGAAGAAGGGCGCCTCCGCGTTCTTCGGCACCGACCTCGCGGATGACCTCCACCGGCGCGGCGTCGACACGGTCGTGATCTGCGGCGCAACGACGAGCGGCTGCGTGCGCGCCTCCGTCGTCGACTCCGTCCAGCATGGCTTCCCGACGCTCGTCGTACGCGAGGCGGTCGGCGACCGCGCCCGCGCACCACACGACGCGAACCTCTTCGACATCGACGCCAAGTACGGCGACGTGATCGCGCTCGACGATGCGGTCGCGTACCTCTCGGCACCATGGGGTGCGGCAGCCCCCGACGACCGTAGCCAACGTCCCGACGGGACGACCACCCCGTAG
- a CDS encoding ABC transporter permease — MASDAAPLTEGSPRRGALRSLSSLAWRHPRLKALGEISPPVAAFLLVYVAALVALFVSAFWSVDPFTSEIVRSWSLDNFRTLWDDPTYRTIALRTIGIASAVTVTCVLLAFPYAYFLVRVATPRLRVALLVLTLLPLWVSYLVRVYSWRLILNEDGALNWSLAKLALPQLHIAFTNWAMWLVYTYIWFPFMVLPVYAALEKIPYSLMEASADLGARGGTTLRRVILPLAVPGIAAGSIFTFSLTLGDYIAPTLVGGPSSQLIGNVVFANVGVANNVPFAAAFAMVPLGIMALYLALMKRLGAFDNL, encoded by the coding sequence ATGGCGTCCGATGCCGCACCGCTGACGGAGGGCTCCCCGCGCCGGGGGGCCCTCCGTTCTCTTTCGAGCCTTGCCTGGCGCCATCCCCGGCTGAAGGCGCTGGGGGAGATCTCGCCGCCGGTGGCGGCGTTCCTGCTCGTCTACGTCGCCGCGCTCGTGGCCCTGTTCGTGTCGGCGTTCTGGTCGGTCGATCCGTTCACGAGCGAGATCGTGCGCAGCTGGTCGCTCGACAACTTCCGCACCCTCTGGGACGACCCGACCTACCGTACGATCGCGCTGCGGACGATCGGCATCGCGTCGGCCGTCACCGTCACCTGCGTCCTGCTCGCGTTCCCGTACGCGTACTTCCTCGTCCGCGTCGCGACGCCGCGGCTGCGCGTCGCCCTGCTCGTGCTGACGCTGCTGCCGCTCTGGGTCAGCTACCTCGTCCGCGTGTACTCGTGGCGGCTGATCCTGAACGAGGACGGGGCGCTCAACTGGTCGCTCGCGAAGCTCGCGCTGCCGCAGCTCCACATCGCCTTCACGAACTGGGCGATGTGGCTCGTCTACACCTACATCTGGTTCCCGTTCATGGTGCTGCCCGTGTACGCGGCGCTCGAGAAGATCCCCTATTCGCTGATGGAGGCCTCCGCCGACCTCGGCGCGCGCGGCGGCACCACCCTGCGGCGCGTCATCCTGCCTCTCGCCGTGCCGGGCATCGCCGCCGGGTCGATCTTCACCTTCTCGCTGACGCTCGGCGACTACATCGCACCGACGCTGGTCGGCGGGCCCAGCTCGCAGCTGATCGGCAACGTCGTGTTCGCGAACGTCGGCGTCGCCAACAACGTGCCCTTCGCGGCGGCGTTCGCGATGGTGCCGCTCGGGATCATGGCCCTCTACCTCGCGCTGATGAAGCGTCTCGGCGCCTTCGACAACCTGTGA
- a CDS encoding trans-sulfuration enzyme family protein — MPAPLDRSAAWPYENGAPGPFSYARADHPTGVAAERRLGELDGGRALLFPSGMGAVTTVALTMLRPGRTIAVAAGSYYGTSVLFDHLAPWGLRWVEFDQTGPPPAGADLIWLEAPANPLLTMPDFAAAAAHPAPVVCDATVASPLRVKPLEQGCDVALHSATKVLAGHDDVLAGVATVSDDALFDALHLTRRLAGIVAGADAAWLLLRGLETLEVRLERQEATAHALAQRLAAHPAVETVRYPGFSFLLSFDVADGGAALRVERALRRIENATSLGGVRSKLESRHRWEGDRCPPGLLRLSVGLEDADVLWADLAQALAAA; from the coding sequence ATGCCGGCCCCGCTCGACCGCTCCGCCGCCTGGCCGTACGAGAACGGCGCGCCCGGCCCGTTCTCGTACGCACGCGCCGACCACCCGACGGGCGTCGCGGCCGAGCGCAGGCTCGGCGAGCTCGACGGCGGCCGGGCGCTGCTGTTCCCCTCCGGCATGGGCGCCGTCACGACCGTGGCGCTGACGATGCTCCGGCCCGGCCGGACGATCGCCGTCGCAGCAGGCTCCTACTACGGCACGTCGGTGCTCTTCGACCATCTCGCACCGTGGGGCCTGCGCTGGGTCGAGTTCGACCAGACCGGCCCGCCGCCCGCCGGCGCAGACCTGATCTGGCTCGAGGCGCCCGCGAACCCGCTGCTCACGATGCCCGACTTCGCGGCGGCCGCCGCCCACCCCGCTCCCGTCGTCTGCGACGCCACCGTCGCCTCGCCGCTGCGCGTGAAGCCGCTCGAGCAGGGATGCGACGTGGCGCTGCACAGCGCGACGAAGGTGCTCGCCGGCCACGACGACGTGCTCGCCGGCGTGGCGACGGTGAGCGACGACGCGCTCTTCGACGCACTCCACCTGACGCGCCGGCTCGCCGGCATCGTCGCCGGCGCGGATGCCGCCTGGCTCCTGCTGCGCGGCCTCGAGACGCTCGAGGTGCGGCTCGAGCGGCAGGAGGCGACAGCGCACGCACTGGCGCAGCGGCTCGCGGCGCACCCCGCGGTCGAGACCGTGCGCTATCCCGGCTTCTCGTTCCTGCTCTCGTTCGACGTCGCGGACGGCGGCGCCGCGCTGCGCGTGGAACGCGCGCTGCGGAGGATCGAGAACGCGACGAGTCTCGGCGGCGTGCGCTCGAAGCTCGAGTCGCGCCACCGCTGGGAGGGCGACCGCTGCCCGCCCGGGCTGCTGCGTCTCTCGGTCGGGCTCGAGGACGCCGACGTGCTGTGGGCGGATCTCGCCCAGGCGCTCGCGGCCGCCTGA
- a CDS encoding ABC transporter permease has product METRATRLGLSLWALLVIAFLWIPLLIMAVYAFNSSNVQSWPIPGFTTRWFAVAWHDEEVRAALGLSLRAGSAATAIALVLGSLAAFGLNRFRFFGQSAFSFLLVLPIALPGIITGMALNSFFVFWGIDLSLWTIVVGHATFCVVIVYNNVLARLRRTSGSFFEASADLGADGWQTFRYVTFPAVRTAIVAGALLAFALSFDEIVVTFFTAGSQNTLPLLIFGFIRQGQQLPVVNAIALAVILVTAIPVYVAQRLTSDIGAVARSGAAAEQSTQA; this is encoded by the coding sequence ATGGAGACGCGCGCCACCCGACTCGGCCTCTCGCTCTGGGCGCTCCTCGTCATCGCGTTCCTGTGGATTCCGCTGCTGATCATGGCCGTGTACGCCTTCAACTCCTCGAACGTGCAGAGCTGGCCGATTCCGGGCTTCACGACGCGATGGTTCGCGGTGGCGTGGCACGACGAGGAGGTGCGCGCGGCGCTCGGTCTCTCGCTGCGCGCGGGCTCGGCGGCGACGGCGATCGCGCTCGTGCTCGGATCGCTCGCGGCATTCGGGCTCAACCGCTTCCGCTTCTTCGGCCAGAGCGCGTTCTCGTTCCTGCTCGTGCTGCCGATCGCGCTGCCGGGGATCATCACCGGCATGGCGCTGAACTCGTTCTTCGTCTTCTGGGGCATCGACCTGTCGCTGTGGACGATCGTGGTCGGACATGCGACGTTCTGCGTGGTCATCGTCTACAACAACGTGCTGGCGCGGCTGCGGCGCACGTCGGGCTCCTTCTTCGAGGCGTCGGCAGACCTCGGCGCCGACGGCTGGCAGACCTTCCGCTACGTCACGTTCCCCGCGGTGCGCACGGCGATCGTGGCCGGTGCGCTGCTCGCCTTCGCGCTCTCGTTCGACGAGATCGTCGTCACGTTCTTCACCGCGGGGTCGCAGAACACGCTGCCCCTGCTCATATTCGGCTTCATCCGCCAGGGACAGCAGCTTCCCGTCGTGAACGCGATCGCGCTCGCCGTCATCCTCGTCACGGCGATCCCGGTCTACGTGGCGCAGCGTCTCACGAGCGACATCGGCGCCGTCGCGCGCTCGGGGGCCGCGGCGGAGCAGTCGACGCAGGCATAG
- a CDS encoding ABC transporter ATP-binding protein — MPLLSEPAAPADVRVTGLRKHYGDVAAVDGVDLAIARGEFFTLLGPSGSGKTTTLRMIAGFERPDAGTIELGGRDVSSLPPFDRDVNTVFQDYALFPHMTVQQNVEYGLRVKKVAKARRRAQADEALRMVRLEGYGERKPGQLSGGQRQRVALARAIVNRPQALLLDEPLGALDLKLRQELQIELKQIQQELGMTFVYVTHDQEEALTMSDRIAVFSQGKIEQVGTPAEMYEHPATTFVAGFIGTSNILERDGRTFTVRPEKIRLLPADARSGEPGVIRAAVYLGPVTKFVVVLDGGGELAVVQQNLETSSQDVHEMEGRHVRLAWSPDVEFVIEEEGT, encoded by the coding sequence TTGCCGCTGCTCTCTGAGCCGGCGGCCCCGGCCGACGTGCGGGTCACGGGGCTGCGCAAGCACTACGGCGACGTCGCCGCCGTCGACGGCGTCGACCTGGCCATCGCGAGAGGCGAGTTCTTCACCCTGCTCGGGCCGTCCGGCTCGGGCAAGACGACGACGCTGCGCATGATCGCCGGCTTCGAGCGCCCGGACGCGGGCACGATCGAGCTGGGGGGCAGGGACGTCTCGTCGCTGCCCCCGTTCGACCGCGACGTCAACACCGTGTTCCAGGACTACGCGCTGTTCCCGCACATGACCGTGCAGCAGAACGTCGAGTACGGGCTGCGAGTGAAGAAGGTCGCGAAGGCGCGGCGCCGGGCGCAAGCCGACGAGGCGCTGCGCATGGTGCGCCTCGAAGGCTACGGCGAGCGGAAGCCCGGCCAGCTCTCGGGCGGCCAGCGCCAGCGCGTCGCGCTCGCCCGGGCCATCGTCAACCGGCCGCAGGCGCTGCTCCTCGACGAGCCGCTCGGCGCGCTCGACCTGAAGCTGCGGCAGGAGCTGCAGATCGAGCTCAAGCAGATCCAGCAGGAGCTCGGGATGACGTTCGTCTACGTCACGCACGACCAGGAAGAGGCGCTGACGATGAGCGACCGCATCGCCGTCTTCAGCCAGGGCAAGATCGAGCAGGTCGGCACGCCCGCGGAGATGTACGAGCATCCGGCGACGACGTTCGTGGCCGGCTTCATCGGTACGTCGAACATCCTCGAGCGGGACGGCCGCACGTTCACCGTGCGCCCCGAGAAGATCCGCCTGCTCCCGGCGGACGCGCGAAGCGGCGAGCCCGGCGTGATCCGGGCCGCCGTCTACCTCGGACCCGTGACGAAGTTCGTCGTCGTGCTCGACGGCGGCGGCGAGCTCGCCGTCGTCCAGCAGAACCTCGAGACGTCCTCGCAGGACGTCCACGAGATGGAGGGAAGGCACGTCCGCCTGGCATGGAGCCCGGACGTGGAATTCGTGATCGAGGAGGAGGGAACGTGA
- a CDS encoding ammonium transporter: protein MATFKEQVSLDVFYLDLLYAFAAMCVVLVVLGLCLVDGGLVRAKSMVDTWVLKIAAAMVGGLTTIFVGYAIWQWSFNTAFGVPGPLGQALKDWWLFGNNMTEFAGNLDPKKVVEADVNQVFVVFFMTFSMATMALIHSAVVERIKALPLLVTAAIVGTVLSPLAGYLAWGPVSPLTNRGVHDFDGVFPLYIFAGTVSLVFAWRVGPRRGVGAGGQPSAVERPPANLAMTGAGILLIMFALPFIALGSGWVFPGGGYFGISMTTSGMGIVMINVLTAFLAGGLSGTVIAYRERQPAWVFLGPISGAILCGALFDVAKPWVILIVALFGPFVTLLGQRVMVALGIDDPKVVPLALFNGVIGAIATGFIQWGTKTGGFVGLEGKYGFQHATITPWWQLVGVVTIMAIAGIPALLIALFFEKTSGFKVTDAEQDAGLDHAYWDHEPLHGRGVDVPTPAGSTATT from the coding sequence ATGGCCACCTTTAAGGAGCAAGTCTCGCTCGATGTCTTCTATCTCGACCTGCTCTACGCGTTCGCCGCGATGTGCGTCGTGCTCGTGGTGCTGGGCCTGTGCCTGGTCGACGGCGGGCTCGTGCGGGCGAAGAGCATGGTCGACACGTGGGTGCTGAAGATCGCAGCCGCCATGGTGGGTGGGTTGACGACGATCTTCGTCGGCTACGCGATCTGGCAATGGTCGTTCAACACCGCCTTCGGCGTCCCGGGCCCGCTCGGGCAGGCGCTCAAGGACTGGTGGCTGTTCGGCAACAACATGACGGAGTTCGCGGGGAACCTCGACCCCAAGAAGGTCGTCGAGGCCGACGTGAACCAGGTGTTCGTCGTGTTCTTCATGACGTTCTCGATGGCGACCATGGCCCTGATCCACAGCGCCGTCGTCGAGCGCATCAAGGCGCTGCCGCTGCTCGTCACCGCCGCGATCGTCGGGACGGTGCTGTCACCGCTCGCGGGCTACCTCGCCTGGGGACCGGTCAGCCCGCTCACGAACCGTGGCGTGCACGACTTCGACGGCGTCTTCCCGCTCTACATCTTCGCCGGCACGGTGAGCCTCGTCTTCGCCTGGAGGGTCGGGCCGCGGCGGGGCGTCGGAGCAGGCGGGCAGCCGTCCGCCGTCGAGCGTCCGCCCGCGAACCTCGCCATGACGGGCGCCGGGATCCTGCTGATCATGTTCGCCCTGCCCTTCATCGCGCTCGGCTCGGGCTGGGTCTTCCCGGGCGGCGGCTACTTCGGCATCTCGATGACGACCAGCGGCATGGGCATCGTCATGATCAACGTCCTCACCGCGTTCCTCGCCGGCGGCCTCTCCGGCACGGTGATCGCCTACCGCGAGCGTCAGCCCGCCTGGGTCTTCCTCGGCCCGATCTCGGGAGCGATCCTCTGCGGTGCCCTGTTCGACGTCGCCAAGCCCTGGGTGATCCTGATCGTCGCCCTGTTCGGGCCCTTCGTGACCCTGCTCGGCCAGCGGGTGATGGTCGCGCTCGGGATCGACGACCCGAAGGTCGTCCCGCTCGCGCTGTTCAACGGCGTGATCGGCGCGATCGCCACCGGGTTCATCCAGTGGGGCACCAAGACCGGCGGCTTCGTCGGCCTCGAGGGCAAGTACGGCTTCCAGCACGCCACGATCACGCCGTGGTGGCAGCTCGTCGGGGTCGTGACGATCATGGCGATCGCCGGCATCCCGGCGCTGCTCATCGCCCTCTTCTTCGAGAAGACGTCCGGCTTCAAGGTGACCGACGCCGAGCAGGATGCCGGCCTCGATCACGCGTACTGGGATCACGAGCCCCTGCACGGGCGCGGCGTCGACGTGCCCACCCCGGCCGGGTCGACCGCCACGACCTGA
- a CDS encoding aminopeptidase, with the protein MSSYSQSFVDLTRAALEMCGVQEGETVAVLAQGDQRVDYARTFMDAAQKLGATSYLVTLPEVSSSLDGSFGAWTVGATPLARNRPVIEALKEADLLIDLMFLLFSKEQLEIQAAGTRVLLCIEPVDLLQRLFPTQEIRERVEAGEQLLRQAKTLRFTNEAGTDVTYQLGHYPVMTQYGHTDTAGRWDHWPSGFVFTGGADDGVDGKVVIAPGDILLPHKSYVQSPIELTIEQGRIVDIRGSVDADLLRDYMAAFDDERAYGIAHIGWGLDHRARWSALATDTRGMGMEVRSFYGNVLFSTGPNGELGGTNDTACHVDVPMRNCSLFLDDEPIVLDGDVVVAEMKAAAGTRA; encoded by the coding sequence ATGAGCAGCTACTCCCAGTCCTTCGTCGACCTCACCCGCGCGGCACTCGAGATGTGCGGCGTCCAGGAGGGCGAGACGGTGGCCGTCCTCGCCCAGGGCGACCAGCGCGTCGACTATGCACGGACGTTCATGGACGCCGCCCAGAAGCTCGGCGCCACGTCGTACCTCGTCACCCTGCCGGAGGTGTCGTCGAGCCTCGACGGCTCGTTCGGCGCCTGGACCGTCGGCGCGACGCCGCTCGCCCGCAACCGGCCCGTGATCGAGGCCTTGAAGGAAGCTGACCTGCTGATCGACCTGATGTTCCTGCTGTTCTCGAAGGAGCAGCTGGAGATCCAGGCGGCGGGCACGCGCGTCCTGCTCTGCATCGAGCCGGTCGACCTGCTGCAGCGGCTGTTCCCCACACAGGAGATCCGGGAGCGCGTCGAGGCCGGCGAGCAGCTCCTGCGCCAGGCCAAGACCCTGCGGTTCACCAACGAGGCCGGCACCGACGTCACCTACCAGCTCGGCCACTACCCGGTGATGACGCAGTACGGGCACACCGACACCGCGGGCCGGTGGGATCACTGGCCGAGCGGCTTCGTGTTCACGGGCGGCGCCGACGACGGCGTCGACGGGAAGGTCGTGATCGCGCCCGGCGACATCCTGCTGCCGCACAAGTCGTACGTGCAGTCACCGATCGAGCTGACGATCGAGCAGGGCCGCATCGTCGACATCCGCGGCTCCGTCGACGCCGACCTGCTGCGCGACTACATGGCCGCGTTCGACGACGAGCGCGCCTACGGCATCGCGCACATCGGCTGGGGCCTCGACCACCGGGCACGCTGGTCGGCGCTGGCGACCGACACCCGCGGCATGGGCATGGAGGTTCGCTCGTTCTACGGCAACGTGCTCTTCTCGACGGGGCCCAACGGCGAGCTCGGCGGGACGAACGACACCGCCTGCCACGTCGACGTCCCGATGCGCAACTGCAGCCTCTTCCTCGACGACGAGCCGATCGTGCTCGACGGAGACGTCGTCGTTGCCGAGATGAAGGCCGCCGCCGGGACGCGGGCATGA
- a CDS encoding GntR family transcriptional regulator, whose product MSEPEPIFGQPILATERAGNLIAHEIRRAIVEGRVEPGDVLREEQLARELGTSRTPVREALIELRNEGLVEATATRRAVVRAYDASELHDIYALRAVLEGHAARLAAERATDATIRRLEASLDRFRELSTHDGDALNALVAENLVFHGVIADAVDVPHLKRMIDQVMVIPRRYRAYAAYVPEHRLTVADHHAEITDAIQRRNGDAAAALMEHHVRWTGEVAVAAQER is encoded by the coding sequence ATGAGCGAGCCCGAACCGATCTTCGGCCAGCCGATCCTCGCGACCGAGCGAGCCGGCAACCTGATCGCCCACGAGATTCGGCGGGCGATCGTCGAGGGCCGCGTCGAGCCCGGCGACGTCCTGCGCGAGGAGCAGTTGGCGCGCGAGCTGGGCACGAGCCGCACTCCGGTGCGCGAGGCCCTCATCGAGCTCCGCAACGAAGGGCTCGTGGAGGCGACCGCGACGCGGCGGGCGGTCGTGCGGGCCTATGACGCGTCCGAGCTCCACGACATCTACGCCCTCCGTGCCGTGCTCGAGGGGCATGCCGCCCGGCTCGCAGCCGAGCGCGCGACGGACGCGACGATCCGCCGGCTGGAGGCCAGCCTCGACCGCTTCCGCGAGCTCTCCACCCACGACGGTGACGCCCTCAACGCGCTCGTCGCAGAGAACCTCGTGTTCCACGGCGTCATCGCCGACGCGGTCGACGTCCCCCACCTGAAGAGGATGATCGACCAGGTGATGGTGATCCCGAGGCGCTATCGCGCGTACGCCGCCTACGTGCCCGAGCATCGCCTGACGGTGGCCGACCACCACGCCGAGATCACCGACGCGATCCAGCGCAGGAACGGCGACGCCGCCGCCGCGCTGATGGAGCACCACGTCCGCTGGACGGGTGAGGTCGCCGTCGCCGCGCAGGAGCGCTGA
- a CDS encoding ABC transporter substrate-binding protein, producing the protein MRFVHVAPVLLVAALAVPAAGVSNSTTVPTSIGKGEGKLTLVAWEGYTEKQWVAPFEKQTGCKVQAKYAGSSDEMVNLMRSGGGGQYDMVSASGDASLRLIYGKDVAEVNVNLIPSYKDFFAAFKSPPTNTIGGKHYGISLQFGPNVLIYNTKKEKKPTSWKVLYDPANKGKISIPDNPIQIADAALYLSRTQPALGIRDPYELTRKQFDAAVSLLKQQKPLVKKYWPLASDQIDLFKNGGATLGASWPYQVNTLAAAKVPVASVIPKEGATGWLDTWMLSAKAKHPNCAYKWMAYITQAKPQAQQAVYFGETPVNRKACPIMNKLSKGSCAQYNANAPESYYRSIKFWKTPLADCGNGKKDCVDYTKWVQAWTQIKG; encoded by the coding sequence ATTCGCTTCGTGCACGTCGCGCCGGTGCTGCTCGTCGCCGCCCTCGCCGTTCCGGCGGCGGGCGTCTCGAACAGCACCACGGTGCCGACGTCGATCGGCAAGGGCGAGGGCAAGCTCACGCTCGTTGCCTGGGAAGGCTACACGGAGAAGCAGTGGGTGGCCCCGTTCGAGAAGCAGACGGGCTGCAAGGTGCAGGCGAAGTACGCCGGCAGCTCCGACGAGATGGTCAACCTGATGCGGTCGGGCGGCGGCGGCCAGTACGACATGGTCTCCGCCTCCGGCGACGCAAGCCTGCGGCTCATCTACGGCAAGGACGTGGCGGAGGTCAACGTCAACCTGATCCCGTCGTACAAGGACTTCTTCGCCGCCTTCAAGTCGCCCCCGACGAACACGATCGGCGGCAAGCACTACGGCATCTCGCTCCAGTTCGGCCCCAACGTGTTGATCTACAACACGAAGAAGGAGAAGAAGCCGACGTCCTGGAAGGTGCTCTACGACCCGGCCAACAAGGGGAAGATCTCGATCCCGGACAACCCGATCCAGATCGCCGACGCGGCGCTCTACCTGTCCCGGACACAGCCGGCGCTCGGCATCAGGGATCCGTACGAGCTCACCAGGAAGCAGTTCGACGCGGCCGTCAGCCTGCTCAAGCAGCAGAAGCCGCTCGTCAAGAAGTACTGGCCGCTCGCGTCGGACCAGATCGACCTGTTCAAGAACGGCGGCGCGACGCTCGGCGCCTCGTGGCCGTACCAGGTGAACACGCTCGCGGCTGCCAAGGTGCCGGTCGCCTCGGTGATCCCGAAGGAGGGCGCGACCGGCTGGCTCGACACGTGGATGCTGTCGGCCAAGGCGAAGCACCCGAACTGCGCCTACAAGTGGATGGCGTACATCACGCAGGCGAAGCCGCAGGCCCAGCAGGCCGTGTACTTCGGTGAGACGCCGGTCAACAGGAAGGCGTGCCCGATCATGAACAAGCTCTCGAAGGGCTCGTGCGCGCAGTACAACGCCAACGCGCCCGAGAGCTACTACCGCTCGATCAAGTTCTGGAAGACGCCGCTCGCAGACTGCGGCAACGGCAAGAAAGACTGCGTGGACTACACGAAGTGGGTCCAGGCCTGGACGCAGATCAAGGGGTAG
- a CDS encoding aspartate aminotransferase family protein, which translates to MHTPETTTHHDRILAERARYVSGGVSTPRLVVAHADGARVTDVDGRTFIDFAGGIGCQNTGHRFGPVVDAVKAQADEYLHQCFMVGVYEPYVEVCRRLAELSPCAGEQQKSLLVNSGAEANENAVKIARAATGRPAVVVFDNAFHGRTLLTMTMTAKVKPYKAGFGPFAPEVYRAPVPYPYRGVTSDDAIAGLKKLFKAEVDPETVACVVLEPVQGEGGFIPMPDDFPRRLLEVCREHGILYVDDEVQSGVGRTGKMWAIEHYADAAPDLLVSGKSIGGGLPLAGVTGPASIMDAVPAGGLGGTFGGNPLSCAAAVAVLDAVAEPAFLAQASALGDAMRARMEQIAAAHDAVGEVRGLGPMLAFELVEQSPERAAAIVGAAFERGLLLLACGMYGNVIRLLAPLTIERDELDEGMALLEESFAAAL; encoded by the coding sequence ATGCACACGCCTGAGACCACCACCCACCACGATCGCATCCTCGCCGAGCGCGCGCGCTACGTCAGCGGCGGCGTCTCGACCCCCAGGCTCGTCGTCGCCCACGCGGACGGAGCCCGCGTCACCGACGTCGACGGCCGCACCTTCATCGATTTCGCCGGCGGCATCGGCTGCCAGAACACGGGCCACCGCTTCGGGCCCGTCGTCGACGCCGTCAAGGCGCAGGCGGACGAGTACCTGCACCAGTGCTTCATGGTCGGCGTCTACGAGCCGTACGTCGAGGTCTGCCGGCGCCTCGCCGAGCTCTCGCCCTGCGCCGGCGAGCAGCAGAAGTCGCTTCTCGTCAACTCCGGGGCGGAGGCGAACGAGAACGCCGTCAAGATCGCGCGGGCCGCCACCGGCCGTCCTGCGGTCGTCGTGTTCGACAACGCCTTCCACGGCCGCACGCTCCTGACCATGACGATGACGGCGAAAGTGAAGCCGTACAAGGCGGGCTTCGGCCCGTTCGCGCCCGAGGTGTACCGCGCGCCGGTGCCCTATCCCTACCGCGGCGTGACGAGCGACGACGCCATCGCAGGGCTGAAGAAGCTGTTCAAGGCGGAGGTCGACCCCGAGACGGTCGCCTGCGTCGTGCTCGAGCCCGTGCAGGGCGAGGGCGGCTTCATCCCGATGCCGGACGACTTCCCGCGGCGCCTGCTCGAGGTGTGCCGCGAGCACGGCATCCTCTACGTCGACGACGAGGTGCAGTCGGGCGTCGGCCGCACCGGGAAGATGTGGGCGATCGAGCACTACGCCGACGCCGCCCCCGACCTGCTCGTCTCGGGCAAGTCGATCGGCGGCGGCCTGCCGCTCGCCGGCGTCACCGGGCCCGCCTCGATCATGGACGCGGTGCCCGCCGGCGGCCTCGGCGGCACGTTCGGCGGCAACCCGCTCTCGTGCGCGGCCGCCGTCGCCGTGCTCGACGCCGTCGCAGAGCCCGCGTTCCTCGCGCAGGCGAGCGCGCTCGGAGACGCCATGCGCGCCCGCATGGAGCAGATCGCCGCCGCGCACGACGCCGTCGGCGAGGTGCGCGGGCTCGGGCCGATGCTCGCCTTCGAGCTCGTCGAGCAGTCGCCCGAACGGGCCGCCGCGATCGTCGGCGCCGCCTTCGAGCGAGGGCTGCTGCTGCTCGCGTGCGGCATGTACGGCAACGTCATCCGCCTGCTCGCGCCGCTCACGATCGAGCGCGACGAGCTGGACGAAGGCATGGCGCTCCTGGAGGAGTCGTTTGCCGCTGCTCTCTGA
- the msrA gene encoding peptide-methionine (S)-S-oxide reductase MsrA, whose amino-acid sequence MLFTRKSAAMPAREDALPGRPGAMPVIERHVVLDTPLEPPFPDGIETAVFGMGCFWGAERLFWRLPGVYSTAVGYSGGITPNPTYEEVCSGLTGHTEAVLVAYDPARISYEELLKVFWEGHDPTQGMRQGNDVGTQYRSAAYWTTEAQRAALEASRDRYAAALAAAGHGQITTEIAPAGPFSYAEPYHQQYLARNPTGYCGIGGTGVACPAGTGVTT is encoded by the coding sequence ATGCTCTTCACCCGCAAGAGCGCCGCCATGCCCGCGCGCGAGGACGCGCTCCCCGGCCGCCCGGGCGCCATGCCCGTGATCGAACGCCACGTCGTGCTCGACACGCCGCTCGAGCCGCCGTTTCCCGACGGGATCGAGACGGCGGTGTTCGGGATGGGCTGCTTCTGGGGCGCCGAGCGGCTCTTCTGGCGGCTCCCCGGCGTCTACTCCACGGCCGTCGGCTACAGCGGCGGGATCACGCCCAACCCGACCTACGAGGAGGTGTGCTCGGGGCTGACCGGGCACACCGAGGCCGTGCTCGTCGCCTACGACCCCGCGCGGATCTCCTACGAGGAGCTGCTGAAGGTGTTCTGGGAGGGGCACGACCCGACCCAGGGCATGCGCCAGGGCAACGACGTCGGCACGCAGTACCGCTCGGCGGCCTACTGGACGACCGAGGCGCAGCGCGCCGCGCTCGAGGCGTCCCGCGACCGCTACGCCGCCGCGCTCGCCGCCGCCGGCCACGGGCAGATCACGACGGAGATCGCGCCGGCGGGGCCGTTCTCCTACGCGGAGCCGTACCACCAGCAGTACCTGGCGCGCAACCCGACGGGCTACTGCGGCATCGGCGGCACCGGCGTCGCCTGCCCGGCCGGCACCGGCGTCACGACCTAG